GATAGCCCCTTTTAATTTGAAAAAAGAACCACTAATAAAATACTTCCTAATATATAATTTTATTTTCATTTGAAATATAAACATATTTAAACCTTAATTGTTTTATATATTGTAACTGTAGCATCTTCAATAGAAAAATTTTCAGCATGGGTAATTAAAATTCTAGCATAAGACATATATGCAGTTGTAGTTAATATTATATTATCATCTTCCAAAAGAATATAATCACTAGTATAAGGAGGTTTGTTATCTATCCAATTTATATTATTAGAACTAAGCTGAATCCTTACACTAATAGCTCCTGGTCCCTGATTTTCTATTGCAAAAGTACCTATATTAGGACCAAGTGGAATAGCAGAAGAATTTACAGAATCATCTGATGCTAATAATTCAACTGTTTCAGAAGGATATTCACTAAGCCCTTCATAATATCCATAGTATATTTCTAAATTAGGAAATTTAGTACCATCATTATCAAATGTGCTAGAAAATCCAACAAAGCTAGCTTCAGTTTCTAATCCTTTCATTAGCATACCATAATTGAGGGTAGGTGAATTATACCATTCTATTAACAAATCTGTTATATCAACTTCAACAAATTGATCAATTTCCGCATTTATATTTAATGTTTCATAAGGGTTGTCCTCAAATGATGGTTGGTTTGAATAAGTCACAGTATTTTTATCAAAGGATTCTAGCAAATTGTGAATTGTTATGGGTTTTGTAATATTATCAACGATATTTATTTTCACATAAAGTTTTAATATAGCTTCATCAATAAATATATTAGATGGAAGACTAGAAATATCAAAATACATTAGTGTTCTATATATATTGTTCTCAGTATAGTATCTACCACAACCTAGTAAATCATTACCGTTAAAATTCGTATCAGGATAAAGCTTTGCAACATACAAATCAGCTTGGGGAATTTTTTCTACATTTCCTACAAACGACATAAAATCCACTCCTTTATTGTAGTTAACAATTTATAAATTTCCCCTATAGATCATAATATGTTTATAATTTACGATTTGTGATTATAGTAAATTCTTAGAATTTACTTTTGATTATAATTAATTATGTTTTCATATACTTCTTTTATATTTCATTTTCCATCTGTAACACATTACTATATGCTAACATAACATGTATAATAATACGAAAATAGAACTTGTATATAACTATATAACAAACATCATTATTAATTGTTTTTATGGAGGTCATTATTATGAATGTTTTTCGTTATGAGGGTATTCCTCAGCTGTATTGGAATAAAAATAATCGCATAGGTAAAGTAAGAATTACAACTGAAGCTACTCCTTTAAGGGTAGAAAATGAAAATTTACCTGGACGAAGGCAATTGTGGGTTATTAACGATGCTGCTACTTATATATATCACTCTACTGACCCCAATTTTACTATTGAAAGTGGTAAATATGTTTTTAACGTTCCTGCTGAAGTTATTGTGTATGACCTTGACCCAAATGAAGACTTAACTATTTATGCTAAGACTAAAGAGTATCCTGTAACAATTAGAGTATTTGAGGTGATTTGATATGGCAATTGCTAGTTATCAATTTAGAAATCAACCCTATGAGTTGGGATTCGTTTTTGCCGGTCAAGCATTTACTGTTTCTTGTAGAAAGATAATTTTGCCTGGTAAAAGCCTTAATATACAAATATCCACAGGTGAAAATACTATTACTCACATAAAAAATCAAAGAATTATAAGTCAAGGAGAACAATTAAGAATTAGGTTAATTAAAAACCCTAAATTTATTCCTGGTAGCAAAGAAATTCCTGTAATAAACTTAGATGATAGATCCCAAATTAAAGCAAATACAACCTTTTATTGCAATGCTTCTAACTTACAAGATGGCACAATATTAGAAGAAAATTTTATACCAAGATTTGCATTTGGTCAAGGCGGTACCCCTATA
Above is a window of Clostridium sporogenes DNA encoding:
- a CDS encoding DNRLRE domain-containing protein; the encoded protein is MSFVGNVEKIPQADLYVAKLYPDTNFNGNDLLGCGRYYTENNIYRTLMYFDISSLPSNIFIDEAILKLYVKINIVDNITKPITIHNLLESFDKNTVTYSNQPSFEDNPYETLNINAEIDQFVEVDITDLLIEWYNSPTLNYGMLMKGLETEASFVGFSSTFDNDGTKFPNLEIYYGYYEGLSEYPSETVELLASDDSVNSSAIPLGPNIGTFAIENQGPGAISVRIQLSSNNINWIDNKPPYTSDYILLEDDNIILTTTAYMSYARILITHAENFSIEDATVTIYKTIKV